A portion of the Gigantopelta aegis isolate Gae_Host chromosome 10, Gae_host_genome, whole genome shotgun sequence genome contains these proteins:
- the LOC121383535 gene encoding 5-hydroxytryptamine receptor 4-like: MVQGYVTFGLLCTIPVLTLFGNALVIACYTKFQFLRTKCHIFVISLATADICVSVFVMPLRLYEVINNGEWYLGHVLCDVVNIADVALSTTSILNLAGLAFERYLVICRNFFHRKLSRRKIILLVMLCWFLPVLVFVLPMAFKWHVIGIEHLINCASTSPSRCPLLLNVPYGIIATCTSFHVPLIFMIVCYWRILLAARRHTEVVRNFSTQRNQLQLQRETKAARTLGIVMGCFCICWLPFSVISTIGSLSSYSVNVPSVVSISMWLGYANSCMNPLLYYVFSHDFKVAYTAIFHCRCR; encoded by the coding sequence ATGGTGCAAGGATACGTCACATTTGGTTTGTTGTGCACAATACCGGTTCTTACCTTATTTGGAAATGCGCTGGTAATCGCATGCTACACCAAGTTCCAATTCCTGCGTACAAAGTGTCATATTTTCGTCATATCACTTGCCACTGCCGATATTTGTGTTAGTGTGTTTGTGATGCCTTTAAGACTTTACGAAGTCATTAATAATGGAGAATGGTATTTAGGACACGTCCTATGCGACGTGGTTAACATAGCTGACGTTGCCCTGAGTACAACATCAATTCTAAACCTGGCAGGCCTTGCATTCGAACGATATCTTGTAATCTGCCGCAATTTCTTTCACCGGAAGTTGAGCAGAAGAAAAATCATCTTGCTGGTCATGCTGTGTTGGTTTCTACCAGTACTGGTTTTTGTTCTGCCAATGGCATTCAAGTGGCACGTCATCGGAATAGAACATTTAATCAACTGTGCTTCAACGTCACCTTCTCGTTGCCCGTTGCTACTGAATGTGCCATATGGTATCATAGCAACATGTACTTCCTTCCACGTCCCTTTAATCTTCATGATCGTCTGTTACTGGAGGATACTACTGGCTGCACGAAGACACACGGAAGTCGTTCGGAACTTTTCGACGCAAAGAAACCAACTGCAGCTTCAGCGGGAAACTAAAGCTGCAAGGACTCTTGGGATCGTAATGGGGTGTTTCTGTATCTGTTGGCTACCATTTAGCGTTATCAGCACGATTGGATCTCTCTCCAGCTACTCTGTTAATGTTCCTTCTGTAGTGTCCATTTCCATGTGGCTAGGGTACGCCAATTCGTGCATGAATCCTTTACTGTACTATGTTTTCAGTCACGATTTCAAGGTGGCCTACACAGCAATATTTCATTGTAGGTGTCGCTAG